In a genomic window of Nitrospiria bacterium:
- a CDS encoding aspartate carbamoyltransferase catalytic subunit — MGLKTKDMISIKDLDRDELRLVLDTAESFKEVGTRDIKKVPTLRGKTVVNLFFEPSTRTRTSFELAAKRLSADVVNISASTSSVVKGETLLDTARNIEAMQVDLIVVRHPCAGAPALLARKVTSAVINAGDGMHEHPTQALLDLFTIRERKKTLEGLTVVIVGDILHSRVARSAIQALNTVGAIVRIVGPPTIIPREITHWGVEVFYQYEEALKGADVIMILRLQLERQEQSLIPTLREYSTLYGLTARRLAMAKDDVLVMHPGPINRGVEISPEVADGLSSAILSQTTNGVAVRMAVLYLLSMGVRADGQAAETPISPSPSSGQDKPDPRPLNQGRET, encoded by the coding sequence ATGGGACTTAAGACGAAGGACATGATCAGCATCAAGGACCTCGACCGTGACGAATTGCGGCTGGTCCTCGATACCGCCGAATCCTTTAAAGAGGTCGGCACTCGGGATATCAAAAAGGTTCCGACCCTTCGTGGAAAGACCGTGGTCAATCTGTTCTTCGAGCCCAGCACTCGAACCCGCACCTCCTTCGAGTTGGCGGCCAAGCGCCTCTCGGCGGATGTCGTGAATATTTCCGCCTCCACCAGCAGCGTGGTCAAGGGCGAAACGCTTCTCGACACGGCCCGGAATATCGAGGCGATGCAGGTCGATCTGATCGTCGTTCGTCATCCCTGTGCCGGGGCCCCGGCCCTTTTGGCCAGGAAGGTGACCAGTGCCGTGATCAACGCCGGGGATGGGATGCATGAGCATCCCACGCAGGCCCTTTTGGATCTGTTCACCATCCGTGAGCGCAAGAAGACGCTGGAAGGTCTCACGGTCGTGATCGTCGGGGACATTCTCCACAGCCGGGTCGCCCGATCGGCGATCCAGGCCCTTAACACGGTCGGGGCGATCGTCCGAATCGTGGGTCCGCCCACAATCATCCCGCGCGAGATCACGCACTGGGGCGTCGAGGTTTTTTATCAATACGAGGAGGCCCTCAAAGGCGCGGACGTGATCATGATCTTGAGGCTTCAGTTGGAACGTCAGGAACAATCCCTCATCCCGACGCTCCGGGAATACTCGACCTTGTACGGACTGACGGCGCGCCGGCTCGCGATGGCCAAGGATGATGTGCTGGTGATGCATCCGGGACCGATCAACCGGGGCGTCGAGATCAGCCCGGAGGTGGCGGATGGTCTATCCTCCGCGATCCTGTCCCAGACCACCAACGGCGTGGCGGTCCGGATGGCCGTGCTCTACCTGTTATCCATGGGAGTCCGTGCGGACGGACAAGCCGCCGAGACTCCGATCTCCCCTTCCCCATCCTCCGGCCAAGACAAGCCCGATCCCCGCCCATTAAACCAGGGGCGCGAGACATGA
- the pyrR gene encoding bifunctional pyr operon transcriptional regulator/uracil phosphoribosyltransferase PyrR, which produces MTEPRERMVLDALGMNRALSRVAHEVIERNRGLSDLTLVGIRTGGVHLAHRLAAGLKEIEGVVLPVGALDITLYRDDLNKKREQPTVRKTEIGFDITDKIVILVDDVLFTGRTIRAAMDQLIDFGRPRAIQLAVLIDRGHRELPIRANYVGKSLPTAVDEKVKVLLKEEGEEDRVIIENGT; this is translated from the coding sequence ATGACCGAACCGCGCGAAAGGATGGTTCTGGATGCGTTGGGAATGAACCGGGCGCTAAGCCGCGTGGCCCATGAGGTGATCGAGCGGAACCGCGGCCTGAGCGATTTGACCCTCGTCGGAATTCGGACCGGCGGTGTCCATTTGGCCCACCGTCTGGCCGCGGGACTCAAGGAGATCGAAGGGGTCGTTCTGCCCGTCGGCGCCTTGGATATCACGCTCTACCGGGATGATCTTAACAAAAAACGGGAGCAGCCCACGGTTCGTAAGACCGAAATCGGCTTCGACATCACGGACAAAATCGTGATCCTGGTGGATGACGTCCTCTTCACCGGCCGGACGATTCGCGCCGCCATGGATCAGCTGATCGACTTCGGGAGGCCGCGCGCGATTCAGCTGGCGGTCCTGATCGATCGTGGTCATCGGGAGCTGCCCATTCGCGCCAACTACGTCGGCAAGAGTTTGCCGACGGCCGTGGATGAAAAGGTAAAGGTTTTGTTGAAGGAAGAAGGGGAAGAAGACAGGGTGATTATAGAAAATGGGACTTAA
- a CDS encoding dihydroorotase, with translation MNLLIRNGRIVDPAHRRDEVTDLLIENGKISRIGKALKSDGPKSETQTIDGTDKWVVPGLVDVHVHLREPGFEYKETIKSGTEAAAAGGFTSVCCMPNTIPVNDNQAVTRLIREKARLEGRVHVFPIGAITKGSKGEELSEIGDLVGAGCVAITDDGKPVMNSGVMRRAMEYSLAFDLPVIDHCEDEHLMDGGVMNEGVVSMELGLRGIPAAAEEVMVARNLILAELTGARLHLAHVSTAGSVRLVREAKSRGVRVTAETCPHYFSLTEEAVRGYNTCAKMNPPLRTHRDRDAIRQGLKDGTLEVIATDHAPHSEDEKNREFDLAPFGIVGLETALPLTLRLVEEGVLSLDEAVAKLTVQPARVMRLNKGHLGIGADADLCLIDPEATWTVDPSRLRSKSNNTPFAGWRMKGLVVMTIVDGRVVYSTEEVRAT, from the coding sequence ATGAATCTGCTGATCCGAAACGGCCGGATCGTCGATCCGGCCCATCGACGGGATGAGGTGACGGATCTCCTCATCGAAAACGGAAAGATCAGCCGCATCGGCAAGGCCTTGAAGTCCGACGGCCCGAAGTCCGAGACCCAGACCATCGACGGAACGGATAAATGGGTCGTGCCGGGCCTCGTGGATGTCCATGTTCATCTGCGGGAGCCCGGTTTTGAATACAAGGAAACCATCAAAAGCGGGACCGAGGCGGCCGCGGCCGGAGGGTTTACCTCGGTGTGTTGCATGCCCAATACCATACCGGTCAACGACAATCAGGCCGTGACTCGTTTGATCCGGGAAAAGGCCCGGCTGGAAGGGCGGGTCCATGTTTTCCCCATCGGGGCGATCACAAAAGGATCAAAGGGGGAAGAGCTGTCCGAGATCGGAGATTTGGTCGGGGCCGGCTGCGTGGCGATTACGGACGACGGGAAACCGGTGATGAACAGCGGGGTGATGCGCCGGGCGATGGAATATTCCCTGGCCTTTGATCTGCCGGTGATCGATCATTGCGAGGACGAGCACCTGATGGACGGCGGCGTGATGAATGAAGGGGTCGTTTCGATGGAGCTGGGCCTCCGGGGCATCCCCGCCGCCGCCGAGGAAGTGATGGTCGCCCGCAACCTGATCCTGGCCGAGTTGACCGGGGCGAGGCTTCATCTCGCTCACGTCAGCACCGCGGGGTCGGTTCGTCTGGTCCGCGAAGCGAAGAGCCGCGGAGTCCGGGTTACGGCCGAGACCTGTCCGCATTATTTCAGCCTGACGGAGGAGGCGGTGCGAGGGTACAACACGTGCGCCAAGATGAACCCCCCGCTTCGGACCCATCGGGACCGCGATGCGATCCGACAGGGTTTGAAGGACGGGACGCTGGAGGTGATCGCGACGGACCACGCGCCGCATTCGGAGGATGAAAAGAATCGCGAGTTCGATCTGGCGCCCTTCGGTATCGTCGGGCTGGAAACGGCTCTCCCCTTGACCCTTCGCTTGGTGGAGGAGGGCGTATTGTCGCTGGACGAGGCCGTGGCGAAGCTGACGGTTCAACCCGCGCGGGTCATGCGGCTGAACAAAGGCCACCTTGGAATCGGGGCGGATGCGGATCTCTGTCTGATCGATCCGGAGGCGACGTGGACCGTCGATCCAAGCCGCCTCCGTTCGAAAAGCAATAATACCCCTTTTGCCGGGTGGCGGATGAAGGGGCTGGTCGTGATGACGATCGTGGACGGCCGGGTCGTCTATTCCACCGAG
- a CDS encoding molybdopterin-dependent oxidoreductase yields the protein MIKLNRRMFLRTAGLTALGSGWSKTAGAGTFFWKRLFSLPPRDTVLITPNDKFYIVSYDGFPEINLADWSLYIGGLVKKPARLTFADFYGRPSIEMAATLICIDTLPGGDTISNAVWRGISLKALLEEAGPDPSAFDVVFHAADGYSDSIPFDRAINGDVLLAYMMNGEALPRAHGYPLRVVVPGLYGIKNVKWITEIEVVDYDYKGYWQQRGWTDQGEIRIISRIDSPGHYQEIQGREHPVRGLAFGGYNGIGRVELSTDGGQTWNPTDLEPPLSPYSWVIWNYRWRPSAPGAYTLVVRAWDKRGQVQPAKLEQAYPAGASGYHTVVALVS from the coding sequence ATGATCAAGCTCAATCGACGCATGTTTCTGCGGACCGCGGGCCTGACCGCTTTGGGCTCCGGCTGGTCCAAAACGGCCGGCGCCGGGACGTTTTTCTGGAAGCGTCTTTTTTCGCTCCCGCCGCGCGACACCGTCCTGATCACACCCAACGATAAATTCTATATCGTAAGTTATGATGGGTTTCCCGAGATCAACCTGGCCGACTGGTCTCTATACATCGGCGGGCTTGTCAAGAAACCGGCCCGATTAACCTTTGCCGATTTCTACGGCCGGCCTTCCATCGAGATGGCTGCAACCCTGATTTGCATCGATACGCTGCCCGGAGGGGACACGATTAGCAATGCCGTGTGGCGGGGCATTTCGCTTAAAGCGCTCCTGGAAGAGGCCGGACCGGACCCTTCGGCCTTTGACGTGGTCTTTCATGCGGCGGACGGGTACAGCGACAGTATTCCGTTTGACAGGGCCATAAACGGCGATGTCCTGCTGGCGTATATGATGAACGGGGAAGCCTTGCCCCGGGCTCACGGCTACCCCCTTCGCGTTGTCGTCCCCGGTCTTTACGGGATCAAGAACGTCAAGTGGATCACCGAAATCGAGGTGGTGGATTACGATTATAAGGGATACTGGCAGCAAAGGGGCTGGACCGATCAAGGCGAGATCCGGATAATTTCCAGAATCGACAGCCCCGGACACTATCAGGAGATTCAAGGACGAGAGCATCCCGTTCGAGGGCTGGCCTTCGGGGGTTACAATGGGATCGGCCGGGTGGAGCTCAGCACAGACGGAGGCCAAACGTGGAACCCGACCGATCTGGAACCGCCCCTTTCACCGTACAGTTGGGTCATCTGGAATTACCGCTGGCGGCCCTCCGCACCGGGGGCCTACACGCTGGTGGTCCGTGCCTGGGATAAACGGGGCCAAGTGCAGCCCGCCAAACTGGAACAGGCCTATCCGGCCGGTGCCAGCGGCTATCACACCGTCGTCGCTCTGGTGTCGTAG
- a CDS encoding lysophospholipid acyltransferase family protein, producing MSTRNPRLTQAAGPGFFINLWHAVGLSIWVLVLRVLNRVRVRNPENIPKRDEHAVLICSNHISALDPFVIAVTAMPFFSPVWWRAPAKEELFRWPVVRTMIRTWGGFPVRRGKRDFESIEAMTRLLPTSVIVIFPEGKRSTDGFLLPGKPGVGKIIHDAKPRKVIPVFIEGSDRLLPKGKIFPRCFRTITIAYGSPVDFSRFFALEGSVELSQKIVDIVMRAIEQLR from the coding sequence ATGTCGACTCGCAATCCCCGTTTGACCCAAGCGGCCGGCCCCGGATTTTTTATCAATCTGTGGCATGCCGTCGGTTTGTCAATCTGGGTGCTTGTTTTAAGGGTTTTGAACCGCGTCCGGGTTCGGAATCCGGAAAACATTCCCAAACGGGATGAACACGCCGTTTTGATCTGCAGCAACCATATTTCCGCTCTGGATCCCTTTGTGATTGCGGTGACGGCCATGCCGTTTTTCTCGCCGGTCTGGTGGCGGGCTCCGGCGAAGGAGGAGCTCTTCCGGTGGCCGGTGGTCCGGACGATGATCCGGACCTGGGGGGGCTTTCCGGTCCGCCGCGGAAAGCGCGATTTCGAATCGATCGAAGCCATGACCCGACTGCTCCCGACGAGCGTGATCGTCATCTTTCCGGAAGGAAAACGCTCGACGGACGGATTTCTTCTGCCCGGAAAACCGGGGGTCGGAAAAATCATCCATGATGCGAAGCCCCGGAAGGTCATTCCGGTCTTCATCGAGGGAAGCGACCGGCTGTTGCCCAAAGGTAAAATATTCCCCCGGTGTTTCAGGACCATCACCATTGCCTATGGTTCCCCGGTGGATTTTTCCCGATTCTTTGCCTTGGAAGGTTCCGTGGAGCTTTCCCAAAAGATCGTGGACATCGTCATGAGGGCCATTGAGCAACTTCGGTGA